The proteins below come from a single Tissierella sp. MB52-C2 genomic window:
- a CDS encoding ABC transporter ATP-binding protein, with protein sequence MSKEYHDDEIIGKSYDSKLMRRLLQYAKPYFFHLLLAIIMMIAITGLELLRPYLLKITIDDYLSGYTKPMYEMEINSPYEGTIFNDKKYIRVNSIKEIDKLKLENYPVVNIIKEDGKYYLGDYKDESIKDRVLLDNESYMDFRNPDIKGINNISLIFLISIILAFTFNYAQMLILNYTSQKIIFNIRQEIFTHIQSLSISFFDKNPIGRLVTRVTNDTETLNEMYTSVLVNLFKDIFVLIGIIFIMIKMNLTLALISFALVPLIIVASIIFRKKIRVVYRLARAQLSKINSTLNENLTGIRIIHIFRKEEKISNQFDKINQDYLTTAKKEITLFAIFRPSIEVIRSIGIALIIYYGGGQVISNAIEFGVLYAFIEYLQRFFEPILDLTEKYNILQSAMASSERIFHILDNTDIIENPNSPMNIDNIKGKIEFKNVWFAYESDNWVLKDINFTINPGETIAFVGATGAGKSSIMNLITRFYDVQKGEILIDGVNIKEYDKYELRQKIGVVLQDVFLFTGTIEDNIRLNKLEISDEKIIEVAKYVNADHFINKLPLKYKEAVMERGSTLSSGERQLLSFARTLAYNPSILILDEATSSIDTETELLIQDALEKLIKGRTSIAVAHRLSTIQHADKIIVLSKGNIKEMGTHQELLSMEGMYYDLYRLQYKEDFAK encoded by the coding sequence ATGAGTAAAGAATATCATGATGATGAAATAATAGGAAAATCCTATGACAGTAAATTGATGAGACGACTTCTGCAATATGCTAAACCTTATTTTTTTCATTTGCTCCTAGCTATTATTATGATGATTGCTATTACAGGCTTAGAGCTTTTAAGACCCTATTTACTTAAGATAACCATAGACGACTATTTATCTGGCTATACAAAACCTATGTATGAAATGGAAATCAATTCTCCTTATGAAGGAACTATATTTAATGATAAGAAATATATAAGAGTCAATTCTATAAAAGAAATAGACAAATTAAAATTAGAAAATTATCCAGTTGTAAATATAATCAAAGAAGATGGAAAATATTATCTTGGAGATTATAAAGATGAATCAATTAAAGATAGAGTTCTTTTAGATAATGAGTCTTATATGGATTTTAGAAACCCAGATATTAAAGGTATCAACAATATATCTCTCATTTTTCTAATTTCTATTATACTTGCTTTTACATTTAACTATGCTCAAATGCTAATTTTAAATTATACATCTCAAAAAATTATTTTTAATATAAGACAAGAGATATTTACACATATTCAAAGCCTTTCCATATCTTTTTTTGATAAGAATCCTATTGGGAGACTCGTCACTAGAGTTACCAACGATACTGAAACTTTAAATGAAATGTATACGTCTGTCTTAGTAAATTTATTTAAAGATATATTTGTCCTTATAGGTATTATATTTATTATGATTAAGATGAATTTAACTTTGGCTTTAATTTCCTTTGCCTTAGTTCCTTTAATCATTGTGGCATCTATTATCTTTAGAAAAAAAATCAGAGTAGTATATAGATTGGCAAGAGCGCAATTATCTAAGATAAATTCTACCTTAAATGAAAACTTGACGGGAATAAGAATAATCCATATCTTTAGGAAAGAAGAAAAAATTTCAAATCAGTTTGATAAAATAAATCAAGATTATTTAACAACTGCAAAAAAAGAAATTACCCTTTTTGCCATATTTAGACCTTCCATAGAAGTAATTCGTTCGATAGGCATAGCCCTCATTATATATTATGGTGGTGGGCAAGTTATTTCAAATGCGATAGAATTTGGAGTATTATATGCATTTATAGAATATCTACAGAGATTCTTTGAACCAATCCTTGATTTAACTGAAAAATATAATATACTTCAATCTGCCATGGCCTCAAGTGAAAGGATCTTTCATATATTGGATAACACTGATATAATTGAAAATCCTAATAGTCCTATGAATATTGACAATATAAAGGGTAAAATTGAATTTAAAAACGTTTGGTTTGCCTATGAATCTGATAACTGGGTACTAAAAGATATTAACTTCACCATAAATCCTGGTGAAACTATTGCTTTTGTCGGAGCAACGGGAGCTGGAAAATCTTCTATTATGAATTTAATCACTAGATTTTATGATGTACAGAAAGGTGAAATATTAATAGATGGTGTTAATATAAAAGAATATGACAAATATGAATTACGACAAAAAATAGGAGTAGTATTACAGGATGTCTTCTTATTTACTGGAACCATAGAAGATAATATTAGACTAAATAAGCTTGAAATCTCTGATGAAAAGATTATAGAAGTTGCTAAATATGTCAATGCAGATCATTTTATAAATAAACTCCCTCTTAAATATAAGGAAGCTGTAATGGAAAGGGGTTCAACATTATCTTCTGGAGAAAGGCAACTTTTATCCTTTGCAAGAACTTTAGCCTATAACCCTAGTATATTAATACTAGACGAAGCCACATCAAGTATAGATACAGAAACTGAACTATTAATTCAAGATGCCCTTGAAAAATTAATTAAAGGTAGAACTAGTATTGCTGTTGCCCACAGATTATCTACTATTCAACACGCCGATAAAATTATAGTTCTTAGTAAGGGTAACATTAAAGAAATGGGGACTCATCAAGAGTTGCTATCTATGGAAGGAATGTATTATGATTTATATAGACTTCAATATAAGGAAGACTTTGCTAAATAG
- a CDS encoding histidinol-phosphatase HisJ family protein, protein MYDFHLHSEYSIDSKASMESMVLAAIDRNLKSICFTDHVDLDSTAQRIDFVFRTSDYFRNIRRVRYKYMKDIEILAGVEIGIQPQLFERYNEFIDNNNFDFVLMSIHSVNKLDIHAESFTKGIEPIKALEAYYNDMYDCVKHFNNFDVLGHLDYIDRYFEDYSAIPKYNEYYYIIEAILKVLIANGKGIEVNTAGVRYGLGYFHPKIQILKLYKELGGEIITIGSDSHSPDTIGYEYKAVEKMLKELGFKYIHIFKERKKFPINII, encoded by the coding sequence ATGTACGACTTTCATCTTCATAGTGAATATTCCATTGACTCCAAAGCATCTATGGAATCCATGGTATTAGCTGCCATTGATAGGAATTTAAAAAGCATATGCTTTACTGATCATGTTGATTTAGATTCTACTGCACAAAGAATTGATTTTGTATTTAGAACATCTGATTATTTTAGAAATATCAGGCGAGTAAGATATAAATATATGAAAGACATTGAAATACTTGCAGGTGTAGAAATAGGAATTCAACCTCAGTTATTTGAAAGATATAATGAATTTATTGATAATAATAATTTTGACTTTGTTTTAATGTCTATTCACTCAGTAAATAAGTTAGATATACATGCTGAAAGCTTTACTAAAGGAATTGAACCTATAAAGGCTTTAGAAGCATACTATAATGATATGTATGATTGTGTGAAACATTTTAATAATTTTGATGTTTTAGGTCATTTAGATTATATTGATAGATATTTTGAAGATTATTCTGCTATTCCAAAATATAATGAATATTATTATATAATAGAAGCCATATTAAAAGTTTTAATTGCAAATGGTAAGGGAATTGAAGTAAATACTGCAGGAGTGAGATATGGCTTAGGATATTTCCACCCTAAGATTCAAATATTAAAATTATATAAGGAATTAGGAGGAGAAATAATAACCATAGGCTCTGATTCTCATAGCCCTGACACCATAGGATATGAATATAAAGCTGTGGAAAAGATGTTAAAGGAATTAGGATTTAAATATATTCACATTTTCAAAGAAAGAAAAAAGTTCCCTATAAACATTATATAA
- a CDS encoding ATP-dependent metallopeptidase FtsH/Yme1/Tma family protein, with protein MQINKKLKLILLITISIVLLSASLFYMQTKNKIEDMTYTLFLTHLQKGLVKEVELSNGGKIKVKLTNGKLAITDNPRTDGFKEELLMYDVNVVEKTNSASQAIPMIILVSAMGFMVFYLNKNMSKQAEKEMAKMSEIDAESSNKRITFKDVAGNDEAKESLMDMVDFIKNPEIYNKFGARLPRGILLYGAPGTGKTLMAKAMAGEAEVPFYAVSGSDFVQVYAGLGASRIRELFKKAKDAGKSVIFIDEIDSLGKKRKSGDNPSGSEEGDRTLNALLTEMSGFKDNEGIIVVAATNRLDILDEALLRPGRFDRQVEVSLPDVNGRYEILKLHSRNKPVAKNVNLKKVALETIYFSGAKLENLMNESAIIAVKEKSKEITMDHINKAYYSVLVGDEKKDRSSIKHIDREITAYHEAGHALVAKLVAEDNRVTKVSIIPSTKGMGGFSLNIPPDKMYQTKKDILSSIMISLGGRVAEEIIYGKENITTGASSDLEKATDMALSMIGVFGMDEEVGLLSYNVLSSRNLNSGTLTDRAKEILNNLYEDTINLLNSNINILHSLAKNLIDKEVLNEDEINNIVYQ; from the coding sequence ATGCAAATAAATAAGAAGTTAAAGTTAATTTTACTTATAACTATTTCTATAGTACTATTATCTGCCAGTCTATTTTATATGCAAACAAAGAATAAGATAGAGGACATGACTTACACCTTATTTTTAACTCATTTACAGAAGGGGTTAGTAAAAGAAGTGGAATTATCCAATGGCGGAAAAATAAAGGTAAAGCTTACAAATGGTAAATTGGCCATTACTGATAATCCAAGAACTGATGGTTTTAAAGAAGAATTGTTGATGTACGATGTAAATGTAGTGGAAAAGACCAATAGTGCAAGTCAAGCTATACCTATGATAATATTAGTATCGGCCATGGGATTTATGGTATTTTATTTAAACAAGAATATGTCTAAACAAGCTGAGAAAGAAATGGCTAAAATGTCTGAAATAGACGCAGAGTCATCTAATAAAAGAATAACTTTTAAAGATGTAGCAGGTAATGATGAGGCTAAAGAATCTTTAATGGACATGGTGGACTTCATAAAAAATCCAGAGATTTATAATAAATTTGGTGCAAGATTACCGAGAGGAATTCTTTTATATGGAGCTCCAGGAACAGGAAAAACTCTTATGGCTAAGGCAATGGCAGGAGAAGCAGAAGTTCCTTTCTATGCTGTATCAGGCTCTGATTTTGTACAAGTATATGCAGGACTTGGTGCCAGCCGTATAAGAGAATTATTTAAAAAAGCTAAAGATGCAGGAAAGTCTGTTATATTTATAGATGAAATAGATTCCCTAGGAAAAAAGAGAAAATCAGGAGATAATCCTTCAGGAAGTGAGGAAGGGGATAGGACATTAAATGCCTTATTAACTGAAATGTCTGGATTTAAAGATAATGAGGGAATAATCGTAGTAGCAGCAACAAATAGATTAGATATTTTAGACGAAGCTTTATTGAGACCAGGAAGATTTGATAGACAGGTGGAAGTTTCTTTACCAGATGTAAATGGAAGATATGAAATTCTTAAATTACACAGCAGAAATAAGCCAGTGGCTAAAAATGTAAATTTAAAAAAGGTTGCGTTAGAAACCATCTATTTCAGTGGTGCTAAGCTAGAAAACCTAATGAACGAATCTGCTATTATAGCTGTAAAAGAAAAATCAAAAGAAATTACAATGGATCATATAAATAAAGCCTATTATTCAGTATTAGTTGGAGATGAAAAGAAAGATAGATCATCTATAAAGCATATAGATAGAGAAATAACTGCATACCATGAGGCTGGACATGCATTGGTGGCAAAATTAGTAGCGGAAGATAATAGAGTTACTAAAGTTAGTATTATTCCAAGTACAAAAGGTATGGGTGGTTTTAGTTTAAATATTCCTCCAGATAAAATGTATCAAACGAAAAAAGATATACTATCTAGTATAATGATTTCACTTGGTGGAAGAGTAGCAGAGGAAATAATTTATGGTAAAGAAAATATTACAACAGGTGCATCTTCAGATCTAGAAAAGGCTACAGATATGGCTTTATCTATGATTGGTGTATTTGGTATGGATGAAGAAGTAGGGCTTTTAAGTTATAATGTTTTATCAAGTAGAAATCTTAATAGTGGAACATTAACAGATAGGGCAAAGGAGATATTAAATAATCTTTATGAAGATACTATTAATTTATTAAATAGTAATATTAATATTTTACATTCCCTAGCCAAAAATCTTATAGATAAAGAAGTGCTTAATGAAGATGAAATAAATAATATAGTTTACCAATAA
- a CDS encoding RluA family pseudouridine synthase, which yields MDLFKESENVVIFKVDRDDLDLEEFLVTKDLSGRLFRRLYKEKNIYINGKFRRKGLKLEKGDIVSIYMGDEEENTSPEKIDIDIVYEDFDLLILNKQPNIVVHPTKSHQENTLSNGISYYFKEKGIKKKIRFVNRLDMNTTGILIVAKNSFAHQQMALQFESNIVEKKYQAIVKGRVEKQEDYIDLPIGREEEKSIRKAIKEEGQEALTKYSVIERYEDATLLDIQIFTGRSHQIRVHLNHIGHPIIGDTLYDEESTQIHRQALHSYYLKIKHPRTKEYIEFIAPLPRDMEELINHLKDK from the coding sequence ATGGATTTATTCAAAGAAAGCGAAAATGTTGTCATATTTAAAGTAGACAGGGATGATTTAGACTTAGAAGAATTTCTTGTTACTAAGGATTTATCAGGAAGATTATTTAGAAGATTATATAAGGAAAAGAATATCTATATAAATGGGAAGTTTAGAAGAAAAGGATTAAAACTTGAAAAAGGAGATATAGTATCAATTTATATGGGAGATGAAGAAGAAAATACTAGTCCAGAAAAAATAGATATAGATATTGTTTATGAAGATTTTGACCTTTTAATCTTAAATAAGCAACCAAATATTGTAGTACATCCAACAAAGTCCCATCAAGAAAATACTTTATCCAATGGAATATCATATTATTTCAAGGAAAAGGGAATAAAAAAGAAAATTAGATTTGTAAATAGACTAGATATGAACACTACAGGAATTTTAATAGTTGCAAAAAACTCCTTTGCCCACCAACAAATGGCTTTACAATTTGAGTCAAATATAGTAGAAAAAAAATATCAGGCAATTGTTAAAGGACGAGTAGAAAAGCAAGAGGATTATATAGATTTACCCATTGGTAGAGAAGAAGAAAAAAGTATTAGAAAGGCCATAAAAGAAGAAGGACAAGAGGCTTTGACTAAGTACTCTGTAATAGAAAGGTATGAAGATGCCACTTTGCTAGATATTCAAATATTTACAGGAAGATCCCATCAGATTAGAGTTCATTTAAATCATATTGGGCATCCCATAATAGGTGATACTTTATATGATGAAGAAAGTACTCAGATCCATAGGCAAGCCCTTCATTCTTATTATTTGAAGATAAAACATCCTAGGACAAAAGAATATATAGAATTTATTGCTCCATTGCCAAGGGATATGGAAGAATTGATAAATCATCTAAAGGATAAGTAA
- a CDS encoding NAD(+)/NADH kinase encodes MSSNEKRIINIISNYNYESKKTSQILSDKLINKGFQISEKYSDDAELNICVGGDGSFLRAIHRNKFPSIPFVGINTGHLGFFQEILPENIDEFINRYIDKDYLVEEIALVSAEICTKSKSFFLTGVNEIVVKGIKSKVVHLEIFLDGNHLEKFSGDGVIISTPVGSTAYNFSSGGSIIYPSLKTLQLTPLSPISSKVYRSLPNSAVVPGDITISIKPEFRYENSILIINDGVEFKYNNITSINLKLSHKTIKKLNFDKDMYWSNLRSKFL; translated from the coding sequence GTGAGTTCAAACGAAAAAAGAATAATTAATATTATTTCAAACTATAATTATGAATCCAAGAAGACATCTCAAATCTTATCAGATAAACTTATAAATAAAGGCTTTCAGATATCGGAAAAATATAGTGATGATGCAGAATTAAATATATGTGTAGGTGGGGATGGCTCCTTTTTAAGAGCAATACATCGTAATAAGTTTCCTAGTATTCCCTTTGTAGGTATAAATACTGGTCACTTAGGGTTTTTTCAAGAAATCTTACCTGAAAATATAGATGAATTTATAAATAGATACATAGATAAAGACTATTTAGTAGAGGAGATTGCATTGGTAAGTGCAGAAATATGCACTAAAAGTAAGAGTTTCTTTCTTACTGGTGTCAATGAAATTGTTGTTAAGGGGATTAAATCTAAAGTTGTTCATCTAGAAATCTTTTTAGATGGAAATCATTTAGAAAAATTTAGTGGAGATGGTGTAATTATTTCTACTCCAGTAGGTAGTACCGCTTATAACTTCTCCAGTGGAGGCAGTATAATATATCCATCCCTAAAGACTTTACAGCTGACTCCCTTATCTCCTATTAGCTCTAAGGTATATAGATCATTACCTAATAGTGCAGTAGTTCCAGGAGATATAACTATATCTATTAAACCTGAATTTAGATATGAAAATTCTATTTTAATTATAAATGATGGAGTTGAGTTTAAATATAATAATATTACCAGTATAAATTTAAAACTTTCTCATAAGACTATTAAGAAATTAAACTTTGATAAAGATATGTATTGGAGTAATTTAAGAAGTAAGTTTTTATAG